The following proteins are encoded in a genomic region of Vicugna pacos chromosome 16, VicPac4, whole genome shotgun sequence:
- the IFT20 gene encoding intraflagellar transport protein 20 homolog, which yields MAKDILGEARLHFDELNKLRVLDPEVTQQTVELKEECKDFVDKIGQFQKIVGGLIELVDQLAKEAENEKMKAIGARNLLKSIAKQREAQQQQLQALIAEKKMQLERYRVEYEALCKVEAEQNEFIDQFIFQK from the exons ATGGCCAAGGACATCCTGGGTGAAGCACGGCTGCACTTTGATGAGCTGAACAAGCTGCGGGTGTTGGACCCAGAGGTTACTCAGCAGACCGTAGAGCTCAAGGAAGAGTGCAAGGACTTTGTGGACA AAATTGGCCAGTTTCAGAAAATAGTTGGTGGTTTAATTGAGCTTGTTGACCAACTTgcaaaagaagcagaaaatgagaAGATGAAG GCCATTGGTGCTCGGAACTTGCTCAAATCTATAGCAAAGCAGAGAGAAGCCCAACAGCAGCAACTGCAGGCACTCAtagcagaaaagaaaatgcagcTTGAAAG GTATCGGGTTGAATATGAAGCTTTGTGTAAAGTAGAAGCAGAACAAAATGAATTTATTGAccaatttatttttcagaaatga